DNA from Mesorhizobium sp. B2-1-1:
TCCAGCGAGCGGGTACAGAAGGCAATGCGGCGGGTCATTCGCCCGTTCTCATGCTTCCGCGGGTTATCGCGTCCGCACGCCGGCTACGCGCTGGCCATTCCTGATCGCGTCAGACCGCGCGGCCCTCGCCGTCGAAGAAGTGCAGGTTCGTCGGGGCTGCGTCCAGGCCGATCTCGGCGCCGATCTCGGGCGCCGTTCCTTGATTGTGGATGACAAGACAAGTCTGGCCCGCGTCCAATTCCACGTGGATGAGCGTGACGGCGCCAGTGTATTCGGCAAGCTTTACCTTGCCGCGCAGCGTGGCGGACGAAGGCTGGGCCAGCGACAGGTGCTCGGGCCGAACGCCGATCGAGACGGCCGCCGCAGGCACGGACGCCCCGTGGGTGATTGGCCGTCCATCGGCGAGCGGCAGGATGTTCATCTTCGGGCTGCCGATGAACTGGGCGACGAAAATGGTTCGGGGGCTGTCGTAGAGCTCGCGCGGTGAGCCGACCTGTTCGATCTTTCCGTCGCGCAACACCACGATCTTGTCGGCAAGCGTCATGGCCTCGATCTGATCGTGGGTCACGTAGATCATCGTCGTCGACAGGCGCTGGTGGAGCGCGGCGATCTCGGAGCGCATGTGCACACGCAGTTCGGCGTCGAGGTTCGAAAGCGGTTCGTCGAAAAGGAAGACGTCGGGATTGGCGACGATGGCGCGGCCGATGGCCACGCGCTGGC
Protein-coding regions in this window:
- a CDS encoding ABC transporter ATP-binding protein, coding for MTKLLLKDIRKRFGTVEVIRGVDLEIEDGEFVVFVGPSGCGKSTLLRLISGLEHLSEGELHIGGRLVNEVPAARRGVAMVFQSYALYPHLTVRDNMGFGLKVRKVPAGERARRVSEAAATLKLEPLLDRFPRQLSGGQRQRVAIGRAIVANPDVFLFDEPLSNLDAELRVHMRSEIAALHQRLSTTMIYVTHDQIEAMTLADKIVVLRDGKIEQVGSPRELYDSPRTIFVAQFIGSPKMNILPLADGRPITHGASVPAAAVSIGVRPEHLSLAQPSSATLRGKVKLAEYTGAVTLIHVELDAGQTCLVIHNQGTAPEIGAEIGLDAAPTNLHFFDGEGRAV